In Janthinobacterium sp. J1-1, a single genomic region encodes these proteins:
- a CDS encoding MaoC family dehydratase has protein sequence MTVTTPKHWYFEDFTAGLEIDLGQRHVTEDEIIAFATDFDPQPFHIDHEAAAQTIFKGVIASGWHTCSMMMRLVVDNLLKHSSSMGSPGLDSIRWLKPVRAGDTLNLTYQVKEVRPSTSKPDRGIVISVWCVSNQHGEVVTTVEGMGMFGRRPAGELADA, from the coding sequence ATGACTGTGACTACCCCAAAACACTGGTACTTCGAGGACTTCACGGCCGGCCTGGAAATCGACCTGGGCCAGCGCCATGTGACGGAAGACGAAATTATCGCCTTCGCCACGGATTTCGACCCGCAACCGTTTCATATCGACCATGAAGCGGCGGCACAGACCATCTTCAAGGGCGTGATCGCCAGTGGCTGGCATACCTGCAGCATGATGATGAGGCTGGTGGTCGACAATCTGCTGAAACACTCGTCCAGCATGGGTTCGCCTGGCCTGGACAGCATCCGCTGGCTCAAACCCGTGCGCGCCGGCGACACCCTGAACCTCACTTACCAGGTCAAGGAAGTGCGCCCCTCGACCTCCAAGCCCGACCGCGGCATCGTCATTTCCGTCTGGTGCGTCAGCAACCAGCATGGCGAAGTGGTGACCACCGTCGAAGGCATGGGCATGTTCGGCCGCCGTCCCGCCGGGGAGCTGGCTGATGCGTGA
- a CDS encoding prepilin-type N-terminal cleavage/methylation domain-containing protein translates to MPPRRQQGFTLVEIAIVLVIIGLLLGGVLKGQGLIDSAKVKNIIQQSNSLTAAVNAYQDKFRALPGDDLQGTLHVPNSAGNGNGDGQIGDGQPREFTLAPQHLALGGFITGSFNGTSQFMTSAQGGAVYLYNDEVAGRAGNGIRFDNLPEGYAEQIDSKLDDGIATTGSVRATQPYGNTGAIIPRTAVFF, encoded by the coding sequence ATGCCACCACGCCGCCAGCAAGGCTTCACGCTCGTAGAAATCGCCATCGTCCTGGTCATCATCGGCCTGCTGCTGGGCGGCGTACTGAAAGGCCAGGGCCTGATCGACAGCGCCAAGGTCAAGAACATCATCCAGCAATCGAACTCGCTGACGGCCGCCGTCAACGCCTACCAGGATAAATTCCGCGCCCTGCCCGGCGACGACCTGCAAGGCACCCTGCACGTACCGAACTCGGCCGGCAACGGCAATGGCGACGGCCAGATCGGCGACGGACAGCCGCGCGAATTCACGCTGGCGCCCCAGCACCTGGCACTCGGTGGTTTCATTACCGGCTCATTCAACGGCACCAGCCAGTTCATGACCAGCGCCCAGGGCGGCGCCGTCTACCTGTACAACGACGAAGTGGCCGGCCGCGCCGGCAACGGTATCCGCTTCGACAACCTGCCCGAAGGCTATGCCGAACAGATCGACAGCAAGCTCGACGATGGCATCGCCACCACGGGTTCCGTGCGGGCAACCCAACCGTACGGCAATACGGGGGCGATTATCCCGCGTACGGCGGTGTTCTTCTGA
- a CDS encoding MaoC family dehydratase — MRDIDGIAGFRALSGQHVAISEWITITQQRIDTFADATDDHQWIHVDTERCAKESPYGCTVAHGFLTLSLLPAMLQNALHMAGIRMAINYGLNKVRFPAPVPVGSRLRARLDILSVEELAEGAQVNWAVTMEREGDAKPVCVAEFLMRCHA; from the coding sequence ATGCGTGATATCGACGGCATCGCCGGCTTCCGGGCGCTTTCCGGCCAGCATGTGGCCATTTCCGAATGGATCACCATTACCCAGCAGCGCATCGACACCTTTGCCGACGCCACCGACGACCATCAGTGGATCCATGTCGATACCGAGCGCTGCGCGAAGGAGTCGCCGTACGGCTGCACCGTGGCGCACGGCTTTCTGACGCTATCGCTGTTGCCGGCCATGCTGCAGAACGCCCTGCACATGGCCGGCATCCGCATGGCCATCAACTACGGCCTGAACAAGGTGCGCTTTCCCGCGCCGGTGCCGGTCGGCAGCCGCTTGCGGGCACGGCTCGATATTCTGTCTGTGGAGGAATTGGCCGAAGGCGCCCAGGTAAACTGGGCGGTGACCATGGAGCGGGAAGGGGATGCCAAGCCAGTCTGCGTGGCGGAGTTTTTGATGCGCTGCCATGCGTGA
- a CDS encoding ABC transporter permease, which translates to MWRPGLLIARYTLVEALRSRLPWLFVLAAAAALALAGFLQQLALTESGATQAAIVSALLRPVAVFLLVGFVVTSLAREAADKGQELLLALPMPRAVYVLGKLAGFGALALLPALLFGLLTCMWAAPAQSALWAVSLLGELWIMAAFSLLCALGLPHALPALAASGGFYVLARSVGSLQLLAHGSTAAHDGSRQAIAYAIDTLALLLPNLDHFTRSEWLLYATGDWQALGLVAAQTAIYVGLLAACALCDFYRKSF; encoded by the coding sequence ATGTGGCGCCCCGGCCTGCTTATCGCGCGCTACACGCTGGTGGAAGCCTTGCGCAGCCGCCTGCCCTGGCTGTTCGTGCTGGCCGCCGCCGCCGCGCTGGCGCTGGCCGGTTTCCTGCAGCAATTGGCGCTGACGGAAAGCGGCGCCACGCAGGCGGCCATCGTGTCGGCCCTGCTGCGCCCGGTGGCCGTGTTCCTGCTGGTCGGCTTTGTCGTCACCAGCCTGGCGCGCGAAGCGGCCGACAAGGGCCAGGAACTGTTGCTGGCGCTGCCCATGCCGCGCGCCGTGTATGTGCTGGGCAAGCTGGCCGGCTTTGGCGCGCTGGCCCTGCTGCCTGCGCTGCTGTTCGGCCTGCTGACGTGCATGTGGGCGGCGCCCGCGCAAAGCGCGCTGTGGGCGGTTTCCCTGCTCGGTGAACTGTGGATCATGGCCGCCTTCAGCCTGCTGTGCGCGCTGGGCTTGCCGCATGCGCTGCCGGCCCTGGCCGCCAGCGGCGGCTTCTATGTGCTGGCGCGCAGCGTGGGCAGCCTGCAATTGCTGGCGCATGGCAGCACCGCCGCGCACGATGGCAGCCGGCAAGCCATCGCGTATGCCATCGATACGCTGGCCCTGCTGCTGCCCAATCTCGACCATTTCACGCGCAGTGAATGGCTGCTGTACGCCACTGGCGACTGGCAGGCGCTGGGCCTGGTGGCCGCGCAGACGGCGATCTATGTCGGCCTGCTGGCCGCCTGCGCCTTGTGCGACTTTTATCGCAAGAGTTTTTGA
- a CDS encoding tetratricopeptide repeat protein, whose protein sequence is MSLLMQALKKAERAKQNSLHEEELDKPSEAYDQVLELAPADAPLAPSAPLPPVPEFTSGLSLEPLHGAPAAAPEPPATPPPPQAEAPQPKPRPAPAQAPPPSGASRKRTPPRAPVSVDPATVRLGVLLGILLLVVCAMAYWYWRASSSPGAGANLPGVPMPLTDAPGTAGNAGPMVIVPPANNAPASEAFNDAPAQTQNDARQGASAAEQQAMIQSAVQQAVAAQLAQMPPPALPPVMAPNNQQIQVLRNDTAPQINPGVQQGYQALASGQLGAARQQYEAVLQQDPVNRDALLGLAAVAQQGNQGPQAAALYLRLLEMNPDDGVALAGLIGLRQGDLVQSESRLKAILARTPESGPVLFALGNVYAQQRRWPEAQQQFFRAYSAVPGNADYAYNLAIGLDRLNQPKLAATYYQRALTLAQTTPSAFDRAAAQQRLGELGGPASSATPGIVITRQE, encoded by the coding sequence ATGAGTTTGCTGATGCAGGCGCTCAAGAAGGCCGAGCGCGCAAAACAGAACAGTCTGCACGAAGAGGAACTGGACAAACCGTCCGAGGCCTACGACCAGGTACTGGAACTGGCGCCGGCCGACGCACCGCTGGCGCCATCCGCGCCGCTGCCGCCGGTGCCGGAATTTACGTCAGGGCTGAGCCTGGAACCGTTGCATGGCGCGCCGGCGGCCGCGCCGGAGCCGCCAGCCACGCCGCCCCCGCCGCAGGCCGAAGCGCCGCAGCCCAAGCCCCGCCCTGCCCCGGCTCAGGCGCCGCCACCTTCCGGCGCCAGCCGCAAGCGCACGCCGCCGCGCGCGCCCGTCAGTGTCGACCCGGCCACCGTGCGCCTGGGCGTGCTGCTGGGCATCTTGCTGCTGGTGGTGTGCGCCATGGCCTACTGGTACTGGCGCGCCAGCAGCAGCCCCGGCGCGGGCGCCAACCTGCCCGGCGTGCCGATGCCGCTGACCGACGCGCCTGGCACGGCCGGCAATGCCGGGCCGATGGTGATCGTGCCGCCGGCCAACAACGCACCGGCGTCGGAGGCGTTCAACGACGCGCCTGCGCAGACGCAAAATGATGCCCGCCAGGGTGCCAGCGCGGCCGAACAGCAGGCGATGATACAGTCGGCCGTGCAGCAGGCGGTGGCGGCCCAGCTGGCGCAGATGCCGCCGCCCGCGCTGCCACCCGTGATGGCGCCGAACAACCAGCAGATCCAGGTGCTGCGCAACGATACGGCGCCGCAGATCAATCCCGGCGTGCAGCAAGGCTACCAGGCGCTGGCCAGCGGCCAGCTGGGCGCCGCCCGCCAGCAATATGAAGCCGTGCTGCAGCAGGACCCCGTCAACCGCGACGCCCTGCTGGGCCTGGCGGCCGTGGCGCAGCAGGGCAACCAGGGGCCGCAGGCGGCCGCGCTGTATTTGCGCTTGCTGGAAATGAATCCGGACGACGGCGTGGCCCTGGCCGGCCTGATCGGCCTGCGCCAGGGCGACCTGGTGCAAAGCGAATCGCGCCTGAAAGCGATCCTCGCGCGCACGCCCGAAAGCGGCCCGGTGCTGTTTGCGCTGGGCAATGTGTACGCGCAGCAGCGCCGCTGGCCGGAAGCCCAGCAGCAATTCTTCCGTGCCTACAGCGCCGTGCCCGGCAATGCCGACTATGCCTACAACCTGGCGATCGGCCTGGACCGGCTGAACCAGCCGAAACTGGCCGCGACATATTACCAGCGCGCCCTGACCCTGGCGCAGACCACGCCGTCGGCCTTCGATCGCGCCGCGGCGCAGCAACGGCTGGGTGAACTGGGCGGGCCGGCCAGCTCGGCCACGCCGGGCATCGTGATTACGCGTCAGGAATAA
- the mshL gene encoding pilus (MSHA type) biogenesis protein MshL, which translates to MNKPSLLVLASCVTAVCSTLLAGCAAPQLPLSASHVDEAPRVTGAIPEPVRQSAALPAPSAAPKVETYSVTVHKVPVQSLLFALARDAGMNVDIHPDIAGNVTLNALNQTLPQLLSRIANQVDMRYEIDGKNLLVMPDAPVWRNYKVDYVNMARSTNSSVNIATQISTAGGGAGNSGATSTSGNQGSSGNGNNNSTTLVVNRSENNFWYSLEKNIRDLLRETTLNDPLADPLAQLNQQLTALQGQGQAQAQGQQGNPNQGGNPAAQPYAGQNPASAGQYGTQMPQVPQNQAPNANNTANNNNAAALDANGLPLLKLANKGGASSVVVNTEGGLIAVRATGRQHEKIREFLDLVTSSAKRQVLIEATIMEVRLNREYQQGINWSRLTGSLRLNQGQVGTLALPSAAAPNASPGIFLLNYMKDSFTTTIQLLESFGKVKVLSSPKISVLNNQTAMLKVVDNNVFFTIKVTPAVTSSTGTIITPATYESKLETVPVGFVMSVTPQISDSDVVTLNVRPTITRIVGYVQDPNPALANVQSRVPVIQARELESIMKVDSGQIAVMGGLMQDSIDNTKDGVPGLSSLPVVGNLFTYRNEASTKTELVIFMRPVVVKDASIEGDFRDYRYLLPGQAPLNSQPYTETPVARGQGETP; encoded by the coding sequence ATGAACAAACCCTCTCTTCTTGTGCTCGCTTCCTGCGTCACCGCTGTCTGCTCTACCCTGCTTGCCGGTTGTGCCGCGCCGCAACTGCCGCTGTCGGCCTCGCATGTCGATGAGGCGCCGCGCGTGACCGGGGCGATACCCGAACCGGTACGGCAAAGCGCCGCCCTGCCCGCGCCATCGGCCGCGCCGAAAGTCGAGACCTACAGCGTCACGGTGCACAAGGTGCCGGTGCAATCCTTGCTGTTCGCGCTGGCGCGCGACGCCGGCATGAATGTCGATATCCACCCGGATATTGCGGGCAACGTCACGCTCAACGCCCTGAACCAGACCCTGCCTCAATTGCTGTCGCGCATCGCCAACCAGGTCGACATGCGCTACGAGATCGACGGCAAAAATTTGCTGGTGATGCCGGACGCGCCCGTCTGGCGCAATTACAAGGTCGATTATGTGAACATGGCGCGCAGCACCAACAGCAGCGTCAATATCGCCACGCAGATTTCCACCGCCGGCGGCGGTGCCGGCAACAGCGGCGCCACGTCCACCAGCGGCAACCAGGGCAGCAGCGGCAATGGCAACAACAATTCCACCACCCTGGTGGTGAATCGCTCGGAAAACAATTTCTGGTACAGCCTGGAAAAGAATATCCGCGACCTGCTGCGCGAGACCACGCTCAACGATCCGCTGGCCGACCCGCTGGCGCAGCTGAACCAGCAGCTGACGGCGCTGCAGGGACAAGGGCAAGCACAGGCCCAGGGTCAGCAGGGCAACCCGAACCAGGGCGGCAATCCCGCGGCGCAGCCCTATGCCGGCCAGAACCCGGCATCTGCGGGCCAGTACGGCACGCAGATGCCGCAAGTGCCACAGAACCAGGCGCCCAATGCGAACAACACGGCCAATAACAATAACGCGGCGGCGCTCGATGCGAATGGCTTGCCGCTATTAAAACTGGCCAACAAGGGTGGCGCGTCGTCGGTGGTGGTCAATACCGAAGGTGGCCTGATCGCGGTGCGCGCCACCGGGCGCCAGCATGAAAAGATCCGCGAATTCCTCGACCTGGTCACCAGCAGCGCCAAGCGGCAAGTGCTGATCGAGGCCACCATCATGGAAGTGCGCCTGAACCGCGAATACCAGCAGGGCATCAACTGGTCGCGCCTGACGGGCAGCCTGCGCCTGAACCAGGGCCAGGTCGGCACGCTGGCCCTGCCGTCCGCCGCCGCCCCGAATGCCTCGCCCGGCATCTTCCTGCTCAATTACATGAAGGACAGTTTTACCACCACCATCCAGCTGCTCGAATCGTTCGGCAAGGTGAAAGTGCTGTCCAGCCCCAAGATCAGCGTGCTGAACAACCAGACGGCGATGCTGAAAGTGGTCGACAACAACGTCTTCTTTACCATCAAGGTGACGCCCGCCGTGACCAGCTCGACCGGCACCATCATCACGCCGGCCACCTATGAATCGAAGCTGGAAACGGTGCCGGTCGGCTTCGTGATGAGCGTGACGCCGCAAATTTCCGACAGCGACGTCGTCACTCTCAATGTACGCCCCACCATCACGCGCATCGTCGGCTATGTGCAGGACCCGAATCCGGCCCTGGCCAATGTGCAAAGCCGGGTACCGGTGATCCAGGCGCGCGAACTGGAATCGATCATGAAGGTCGACAGCGGCCAGATCGCCGTGATGGGTGGCCTGATGCAGGATTCCATCGACAACACGAAAGATGGCGTGCCGGGCCTGTCCAGCCTGCCCGTGGTCGGCAATCTGTTCACCTACCGCAATGAAGCGAGCACCAAGACGGAACTGGTGATCTTCATGCGCCCGGTGGTGGTCAAGGACGCCAGCATCGAGGGCGATTTCCGCGACTACCGCTACCTGCTGCCCGGCCAGGCGCCGCTGAACAGCCAACCCTATACGGAAACGCCGGTGGCACGCGGGCAAGGAGAAACCCCATGA
- a CDS encoding ATPase, T2SS/T4P/T4SS family, which produces MPEQTKLPLGKLLIKKGVISEDQLRIALIEQKRSSEPLGKLLITLGFVTEATVRMALSENLKQESADLASLVVDAIALKLIPKEVAKRYRVFPIVYERQTDNLILAMADTSNIVALDQISAMLVKGITISTVLVNESDISRAIDQYYGFELSIDGILHEIETGEVNYQSMASPSDEYSQPMVRLIDALLADAVQNGASDIHFEPEQSFLRIRYRIDGILRQIRSLHKSYWPAMAVRLKVISNMNIAEARAPQDGRITIRFSGRQIDFRASAQPTTHGENFVLRVLDRQKGIVPLDSLGLAERELNLLKLMIARPDGVILVTGPTGSGKTTTLYSIINHINTESVNIMTLEDPVEYPMNMIRQTSVNESVKLGFADGIRSMMRQDPDIILVGEIRDRETAEMAFAAAMTGHQVYSTLHTNSAIGSLPRLLDIGILPDIMAGNIIGIIAQRLVRKLCPHCKETVVADDVERRLLGLQPEDPPASICHSVGCERCAHQGYKGRLAIMELLKMTPELDELTSRRASLRELKSTARAGGFHSLVDDGLRRVRDGTTTLEEVARVVDLTDRLS; this is translated from the coding sequence ATGCCAGAACAAACCAAACTTCCGCTGGGCAAATTGCTGATCAAGAAAGGCGTGATCAGCGAAGACCAGCTGCGCATCGCGCTGATCGAGCAAAAACGCAGCAGCGAGCCGCTGGGCAAACTGCTGATCACGCTCGGTTTCGTGACGGAAGCGACCGTGCGCATGGCGCTCAGCGAAAACCTGAAGCAGGAAAGCGCGGACCTGGCCAGCCTGGTGGTCGATGCCATCGCCTTGAAGCTGATCCCGAAGGAAGTGGCCAAGCGTTATCGCGTGTTTCCCATCGTCTATGAGCGGCAGACGGACAACCTGATACTGGCCATGGCCGACACCAGCAATATCGTCGCGCTCGACCAGATCAGCGCCATGCTGGTCAAGGGCATCACGATTTCCACCGTGCTGGTCAATGAATCCGATATCTCGCGCGCCATCGACCAGTACTATGGTTTCGAACTGTCGATCGACGGCATCCTGCACGAGATCGAAACGGGCGAAGTCAATTACCAGAGCATGGCCTCGCCGTCGGACGAATACAGCCAGCCCATGGTGCGCCTGATCGATGCCCTGCTGGCCGACGCGGTGCAGAACGGCGCCTCGGACATCCATTTCGAACCGGAACAGTCGTTCCTGCGCATCCGCTACCGCATCGACGGCATCCTGCGCCAGATCCGCAGCCTGCACAAATCGTACTGGCCGGCCATGGCCGTGCGCCTGAAGGTGATCTCGAACATGAATATCGCCGAGGCGCGCGCGCCGCAGGACGGCCGCATCACGATCCGCTTTTCAGGCCGGCAAATCGACTTTCGCGCCTCGGCGCAACCGACCACGCATGGCGAAAACTTCGTGCTGCGCGTGCTGGACCGGCAAAAAGGCATTGTCCCGCTCGACTCGCTGGGGCTGGCCGAGCGCGAGCTGAACTTGCTGAAACTGATGATCGCGCGCCCCGACGGCGTGATCCTGGTGACGGGCCCGACCGGTAGCGGCAAGACCACCACCTTGTATTCCATCATCAACCATATCAATACGGAAAGCGTCAACATCATGACGCTGGAGGACCCGGTTGAGTATCCGATGAACATGATACGGCAGACTTCGGTCAACGAATCCGTGAAACTGGGCTTTGCCGACGGCATCCGCTCGATGATGCGGCAGGACCCCGACATCATCCTGGTGGGCGAGATCCGCGACCGCGAAACGGCCGAGATGGCGTTTGCGGCCGCCATGACGGGCCACCAGGTGTATTCCACCCTGCACACCAATTCAGCCATCGGTTCGCTGCCGCGCCTGCTCGATATCGGCATCCTGCCCGACATTATGGCCGGCAATATCATCGGCATCATCGCCCAGCGCCTGGTACGCAAACTGTGTCCGCATTGCAAGGAAACCGTGGTGGCCGACGATGTCGAGCGGCGCTTGCTGGGCCTGCAGCCGGAAGACCCGCCGGCCAGCATCTGCCACTCCGTGGGATGCGAACGCTGCGCGCACCAGGGCTACAAGGGCCGCCTGGCGATCATGGAATTGCTGAAAATGACGCCCGAGCTGGACGAACTGACGTCGCGCCGCGCCAGCTTGCGCGAGCTGAAAAGCACGGCGCGCGCGGGCGGTTTTCACTCGCTGGTCGACGATGGCCTGCGCCGCGTGCGCGACGGCACCACCACCCTGGAAGAAGTGGCGCGCGTGGTCGACCTGACGGACAGGCTGTCCTGA
- a CDS encoding type II secretion system protein, whose product MKHLASPRRQAGFSLIEIAIVLVIVGLMIGGLVTPLAVQFEQRKVAETQKALDEAKEALTGFALLHGYLPCPAVSSMNGLEDRRGARCNGEKRAGILPWATLGLRKSDSWNNLFRYSVTPAFSDSEQLFALNTPRDISIVTRNGGALVQATALNDIPAMIMSHGKNGLGAISEQGQRQAGAQGNNVDERSNAVSNNIYISRAASDGQQAGGSYDDIVTWLSPNILFNRMVAAQRLPR is encoded by the coding sequence ATGAAGCATCTCGCCTCGCCACGCCGGCAGGCCGGCTTCAGCCTGATCGAAATCGCCATCGTGCTGGTGATCGTCGGCCTGATGATAGGCGGCCTCGTCACACCCTTGGCAGTGCAATTCGAACAGCGCAAGGTGGCCGAGACACAAAAGGCGCTCGATGAAGCGAAAGAGGCGCTGACCGGTTTCGCCTTGCTGCACGGTTACCTGCCCTGCCCGGCGGTATCAAGCATGAACGGCCTGGAAGACCGGCGAGGCGCGCGCTGCAATGGCGAAAAGCGGGCCGGCATCCTGCCGTGGGCCACCCTGGGCTTGCGCAAGAGCGACAGCTGGAACAATCTGTTCCGCTACAGCGTGACGCCGGCCTTCAGCGACAGCGAGCAATTGTTTGCCCTCAACACGCCGCGCGACATCAGCATCGTCACGCGCAACGGCGGCGCGCTGGTGCAAGCTACCGCACTGAATGATATTCCCGCGATGATCATGTCGCATGGCAAAAACGGCCTTGGCGCCATCAGCGAACAGGGCCAGCGCCAGGCTGGCGCGCAGGGAAATAATGTCGACGAGCGCAGCAATGCGGTGAGCAACAATATCTATATCAGCCGTGCCGCCAGCGACGGCCAGCAGGCCGGCGGCAGCTATGACGATATCGTTACCTGGCTGTCGCCCAATATCCTGTTCAACCGCATGGTGGCCGCGCAAAGGTTGCCGCGCTGA
- a CDS encoding acyl-CoA dehydrogenase family protein produces MDFTFNQEQQQFADALRRWADKDYRFDARQAIIHSDSGTSDAAWATLTELGMTALPLPGGQGGFDGTAVDMLLVMQELGRALVVEPYFATVFGAQFLKLAGGHEAVLEQVAQGGVKLACALGEAQSRHDLHDIATTATGGGDGFVLDGTKTVVIHGAQANYLIVSARSAGEQRDTEGISLFLVPSDAPGVSMRDYRTIDGQRAATVTLVQVVLGGDALIGDAGKGWEPLDAATDYGTTLLCAEAVGAMDAIFAATLEYLKTRQQFGAPIGKFQALQHRMADMFIHLEQARSMAMLAAAKVDTAEPVERRRIVSAAKARVGQAATFVGQQAVQLHGGMGVTDEVPAAHHFKRLTMIGLTLGDAGHHVERFIAQPGFLPSEHA; encoded by the coding sequence ATGGACTTTACTTTCAACCAGGAACAGCAGCAGTTCGCCGATGCGCTGCGGCGCTGGGCCGACAAGGATTACCGCTTCGACGCGCGCCAGGCGATCATTCATTCCGACAGCGGCACCTCGGACGCCGCCTGGGCCACATTGACGGAATTGGGCATGACGGCCTTGCCGCTGCCGGGCGGGCAGGGCGGCTTTGACGGCACGGCCGTCGACATGCTGCTGGTGATGCAGGAACTGGGCCGCGCGCTGGTGGTCGAGCCGTACTTTGCCACCGTGTTCGGCGCGCAATTTCTGAAACTGGCCGGCGGCCATGAGGCTGTGCTGGAGCAGGTAGCGCAAGGCGGCGTCAAGCTTGCCTGCGCGCTCGGCGAAGCGCAGTCGCGCCACGACTTGCACGATATCGCCACCACGGCCACCGGCGGCGGCGACGGCTTTGTACTGGACGGCACGAAAACCGTGGTGATCCATGGCGCGCAGGCAAATTATCTGATCGTCTCGGCACGCAGCGCGGGCGAGCAGCGCGATACGGAGGGCATTTCGCTGTTCCTGGTGCCGAGTGACGCGCCCGGCGTCAGCATGCGCGACTACCGCACCATCGACGGCCAGCGCGCCGCCACCGTGACCCTGGTGCAAGTGGTGCTGGGCGGCGATGCGCTGATCGGCGACGCTGGCAAGGGCTGGGAGCCGCTCGATGCGGCCACCGACTACGGCACGACGCTGTTGTGCGCGGAAGCGGTGGGCGCGATGGACGCCATCTTCGCGGCCACCCTGGAGTACCTGAAAACGCGCCAGCAGTTCGGCGCGCCGATCGGCAAGTTCCAGGCTCTGCAGCACCGCATGGCCGACATGTTCATCCACCTGGAGCAAGCACGTTCGATGGCCATGCTGGCGGCCGCCAAGGTCGATACCGCAGAGCCCGTGGAACGGCGCCGCATCGTCTCGGCCGCCAAGGCCAGGGTGGGGCAGGCGGCGACGTTTGTCGGCCAGCAAGCCGTCCAATTACATGGCGGCATGGGCGTGACCGACGAAGTGCCTGCCGCCCACCACTTCAAGCGCCTGACCATGATCGGCTTGACCCTCGGCGACGCCGGGCATCATGTCGAGCGCTTTATCGCCCAGCCGGGCTTCCTGCCATCGGAGCATGCATGA
- a CDS encoding type II secretion system F family protein, translating into MAQYVYRAMDAAGELIPGSMEAANVPDLEARLHRMQLDLIDCKLTGQHLVLFGKRVIQRRDLINFCFHMEQLTGAGVPILDGLNDLRESTDHPRLREVVTDLIESIEGGLPLSGALAQHDDIFDATFTSLILAGEQSGKIAEVFKNLSESLKWQDELASQTRKIVMYPVVVAIVVAAVTFFLMIYLVPQLTAFIRNMGGELPLHTRALIVVSNIFIDYWAVLLALPVLVFFGLRAWLKRSETARYLFDGLKLRLWLVGPVLHKIILARFATFFALMYASGITILECIRLSEGIAGNRVVAAGLRRAAQLIAEGHGVTSAFQHTGIFPPLVIRMLKVGEATGSLDTALRNVSYFYNREVKELIEKVQAMIEPAMTVILGLLLGWIMLSVLGPIYDTISTIKT; encoded by the coding sequence ATGGCGCAATATGTCTACCGCGCCATGGATGCCGCCGGCGAGCTCATTCCCGGCAGCATGGAAGCGGCCAATGTGCCCGACCTGGAGGCGCGCCTGCACCGCATGCAACTGGACCTGATCGACTGCAAGCTGACGGGCCAGCATCTGGTGCTGTTTGGCAAGCGCGTGATCCAGCGGCGCGACCTGATCAACTTCTGTTTCCATATGGAGCAGCTGACGGGCGCGGGCGTGCCCATCCTCGACGGCCTGAATGATTTGCGGGAAAGCACAGACCATCCGCGCTTGCGCGAAGTGGTGACCGATTTGATCGAAAGCATCGAAGGCGGCTTGCCGCTGTCCGGCGCGCTGGCCCAGCATGATGATATTTTTGACGCCACATTTACCAGCCTGATCCTTGCTGGCGAGCAGAGCGGCAAGATCGCCGAGGTCTTCAAGAACCTGTCGGAAAGCCTGAAGTGGCAGGATGAACTCGCTTCGCAGACGCGCAAGATCGTCATGTATCCGGTGGTGGTCGCCATCGTGGTGGCCGCCGTGACGTTTTTCCTGATGATCTACCTGGTGCCGCAACTGACGGCGTTTATCCGCAATATGGGTGGCGAGTTGCCGCTGCATACGCGCGCGCTGATTGTCGTGTCGAATATCTTTATCGATTACTGGGCCGTGCTGCTGGCCCTGCCCGTGCTGGTTTTTTTCGGCCTGCGCGCCTGGCTCAAGCGCAGCGAAACGGCGCGTTATCTGTTCGACGGCCTCAAATTACGGCTGTGGCTGGTCGGCCCGGTGCTGCACAAGATCATTCTGGCCCGTTTCGCCACCTTTTTTGCGCTGATGTACGCCTCGGGCATCACCATCCTCGAATGCATCCGCTTGTCGGAAGGCATCGCCGGCAACCGCGTGGTGGCGGCAGGCCTGCGCCGCGCCGCCCAGCTGATCGCCGAAGGCCACGGCGTGACCAGCGCTTTCCAGCACACGGGCATCTTCCCGCCGCTGGTGATCCGCATGCTGAAGGTGGGCGAAGCGACCGGCTCGCTCGACACGGCCTTGCGCAACGTCAGCTATTTCTATAATCGCGAAGTAAAGGAATTGATCGAGAAAGTGCAAGCCATGATAGAGCCGGCCATGACGGTGATCCTGGGCCTGTTGCTGGGCTGGATCATGCTGTCGGTGCTGGGGCCGATTTACGACACGATCAGCACTATCAAAACCTGA